GCGTCTTCCTGGTCGCCGAAAGCAGGGGGATCGCGTGGACCTACACGATCTGGTTCTTCATCTCGATCCTGCTGATGACCATCATGAACGTGCGTCCCGCGATCATGTCGGAGATCCTCCCCGGGGACAACTACCTGCACGGGAACGCCATCATGCTCGTTTCGTTGAACGCGGCCAGGCTGGCGGCCCCGGTCATCGGGGGGGTGGTCGCCTTGAAGTGGAACATCGCGCTGCTTCTCCACCTGACGGCCGTGGTGTACGTCGCCGCGGCGATCCTGGGGCTTGCCACCCGGGTGGCGCCGCCGGCTCCGGGGGCCACGCGGTCCGCGGGCGCCGTCTTCGCCCACGTGTGCGAAGGCGCGCGATACATCATGGCGAATCGCGACCTCCGGCACCTCGGGACGGTCGCGTTCCTGTGGCGGCTGTTCCTCGGCTGCCAGCTCCCGCTGTTCGTTGTGTACGTGAAGCAGTTCCTGGGGAGGGGGAGCGACGGATACGGGATCTTCATGACCATGGCCGGCGCGGGCAGCATCCTGGGCAGCGTCCTCGGGCCGCGTCTCGCGGCGGTGTTCGACCGGAGGAAGCTGATCCTGTGGGGGCTCGCGGCGCACTACGTCCTCTTCGCGTGCCTGGGACTCACCCGCTCCTTCACGGCCGCGGTCGCGCTGGCCACGATCAGCTTCGCCTGTTTCTACGCGACGATCGTCTCCACGCATTCGCTTCGGGACCAGGCGACGCCGATCGAATACCGCGGCCGGGTCTACGGTTCCATCACCGGGATCCTCACTCCGGCCGCGCTGGTCTCGTTCCTGGTCGGAAGCAGCCTGGCGGGCTTCTTCGGCGTGGAGAAGGTCCTGGTCGGGGCGGGAGGATTGGCGCTTGCGAGCCTGGTCGTCTTGCAGGTGAAACAGGAATTTCCGGTGGAGGGTTGACATGAGCGTTGCCGCGTGGCGCACGAAGGGTCTGCAAAGGAGGATGTCAAGCGCATGGCACGGATCGGAATTCTGAGTTGTTCCAATGCGACTCGGGAGCTCGGGTGCTCCCTGGTCGTGTGCCTGGCGGATCTCAGGGCGCGCAAGGGGGCGTTCGCGGCCTACCCGAAGGATGAA
This portion of the Deltaproteobacteria bacterium genome encodes:
- a CDS encoding MFS transporter; its protein translation is MQGTQGSRNAVVFGLAYLLSAFGYEFMVFVMTVHIYDLTGSAMNVGLFTGLTFLPRLFSPYYGSLSDRYPRGRVFCVAAMGIAVGVFLVAESRGIAWTYTIWFFISILLMTIMNVRPAIMSEILPGDNYLHGNAIMLVSLNAARLAAPVIGGVVALKWNIALLLHLTAVVYVAAAILGLATRVAPPAPGATRSAGAVFAHVCEGARYIMANRDLRHLGTVAFLWRLFLGCQLPLFVVYVKQFLGRGSDGYGIFMTMAGAGSILGSVLGPRLAAVFDRRKLILWGLAAHYVLFACLGLTRSFTAAVALATISFACFYATIVSTHSLRDQATPIEYRGRVYGSITGILTPAALVSFLVGSSLAGFFGVEKVLVGAGGLALASLVVLQVKQEFPVEG